The following proteins come from a genomic window of Meleagris gallopavo isolate NT-WF06-2002-E0010 breed Aviagen turkey brand Nicholas breeding stock chromosome Z, Turkey_5.1, whole genome shotgun sequence:
- the LOC104915120 gene encoding protein patched homolog 1, translated as MFNPQLMIQTPQEDGTNVLTTEALRQHLDSALQASRVHVYMYNRQWKLEHLCYKSGELITEAGYMDQIIEYLYPCLIITPLDCFWEGAKLQSGTAYLL; from the exons ATGTTTAACCCCCAGCTCATGATTCAGACTCCACAGGAAGATGGAACTAATGTACTAACAACAGAAGCACTCCGACAGCACCTTGACTCTGCACTTCAGGCCAGCAGAGTACATGTTTATATGTACAACAG ACAATGGAAGTTGGAACATTTATGTTATAAATCAGGAGAACTCATCACAGAAGCAGGTTACATGGACCAG ATTATAGAATATCTTTATCCTTGCTTAATTATCACTCCTTTGGACTGCTTCTGGGAGGGAGCAAAGCTACAGTCGGGAACTGCCTATCTATTGTAA
- the LOC104915121 gene encoding protein patched homolog 1-like produces MFQLMTPKQMYEHFKGYEYVSHINWNEDKAAAILEAWQRMYVEVVHQSVAQNSTQKVLSFTTTTLDDILKSFSDVSVIRVASGYLLMLAYACLTMLRWDCAKSQGAVGLAGVLLVALSVAAGLGLCSLIGISFNAATTQVLPFLALGVGVDDVFLLAHAFSETGQNKRIPFEDRTGECLKRTGASVALTSISNVTAFFMAALIPIPALRAFSLQVSSCATLLAFISVPVLGDH; encoded by the exons ATGTTTCAGTTAATGACTCCTAAGCAAATGTATGAGCACTTCAAGGGATATGAATACGTTTCACATATCAACTGGAATGAGGATAAAGCAGCAGCAATCCTAGAAGCCTGGCAGAGGATGTATGTTGag GTTGTTCATCAAAGTGTTGCACAAAACTCTACTCAGAAGGTGCTTTCCTTTACTACAACTACCTTGGATGACATCCTAAAGTCGTTTTCTGATGTCAGTGTTATCAGAGTAGCTAGTGGATACTTATTAATG CTTGCCTACGCCTGTTTAACAATGCTGAGGTGGGACTGTGCCAAGTCTCAAGGTGCCGTGGGGCTGGCAGGAGTCTTGTTGGTTGCACTGTCAGTGGCTGCAGGCTTGGGTCTGTGCTCACTGATTGGAATTTCCTTTAATGCTGCCACAACTCAG gtTCTGCCTTTTCTTGCTCTCGGAGTTGGTGTAGATGATGTTTTCCTTCTAGCTCATGCATTTAGTGAAACAGGACAGAATAAGAGAATTCCATTCGAG gaCAGAACAGGTGAATGTTTGAAGCGAACAGGAGCAAGTGTAGCCCTTACATCTATCAGCAATGTTACTGCGTTCTTTATGGCTGCCTTAATTCCTATTCCTGCTTTACGAGCATTTTCACTCCAAGTAAGTTCATGTGCTACTTTATTAGCTTTTATAAGTGTTCCAGTTCTGGGAGACCATTGA